The genomic stretch GCGACTCGATGATCTCCAGCCCGCAGAATTTCGGATAGCTGCCGGGGCTGATGCTATCCAGAGTCTTCGGTGCCTTGGCATAGGTGAAGTACATCGCGCCTGGCACGGCCCAGTTAATCCCGCCGCCGCCAGCTCCATCGGTAATGAAGGACTGCCCGTATCGATCGAACTGGTGGCCCCACGGATTGCACCAGCCATAGAAGACCGTCTCGATCTTGCTCGTCCGCGGATCGAAGCGCATCACGCCACCGCTCTTCAGCCGCATCACACCATGCGGCGTCTCGGTGTCGGTGCGCGTGTAGATACTCTGGTTCATCCAGATCTTCCCGTCTGGCCCGCGACGCAGCGTGTGAAGATTGTGGTGGGTGTCCTCGGTGCCGAAGCCGCTCAGCACGCGGCGCTTCTCATCCGCCTTGCCATCGCCATCGGTGTCCTTGAAGTAAAGCAGGTCGGTGCTTTGGCCGACATAGCATCCCCCGTCAGCCGGCAACACCGCGGTGGGCATCAGCAAGCCGGTGGCGAAAGGCGTGGACGTCTCGGCCTTGCCATCGCCGTCGCGATCTTCCAGCACCAGCACCTTGTCGTTTGGCGTCTGTCCGACCTCGACCTGCGGATAGGTCTCCGCGCTCGTGACCCAGAGCCTCCCCTTCGTGTCGAAGTTCATCTGGGTCGGCTTGAAGAGCAGCGGATTCTCCGCCCACAACGTGACTTCATAGCCATCGGCCACGGTGAATTCCGGATGCGGCTGTGGCGTGCGGGCGGCCACTGCGGAGTTCGTGCGGGGCTCCGGCTCCGGCACCACCTTGGAAAGCTGGCGCATCTCGGCGATCCGCGCGTCTTCTTCCGAGACCAGCTTGTCGAAGGCCAGGATCTCACCGGCGTTTCTCCCCTGCTCCGCCTTCCGGAAGCCAAAAATGTAGGCCATGTTCGCCGGGCGCGAGCGGTGGAAAAACCACTCGTTCTTCCGAAGGATCGCGCGACGCAGCGCGATGGCCGGCTTGCCCTGCTCCCACTTGCCTGCGCCCCAACCGAGTTCCTTCTCGATCAAGCGCGCCGCAGCGCGATAGCCCGCCGAGTTCAGGTGGATCCCATTGTCGGAAATTCCCTTCTGCGTCGCAAGCGGCTGGAGCGAGACAAACGGCAGTCCACGCTTCTCCGCCGTCTCACGCAGGATTCCGTCGATCGCGGCAAGCGACGCCTGATGGGTCTTGACCGAGTCGTCCGTCGCTCCCGGCCCTTGAAAACGCGGTGGCACGCCGAGGACCAGCACCCGCATGTCCTTCGCCTGATCCAGCAAGCGCTCGAAGTCCTTCCGGAATTCCTCCGGCGTCGGCCCGCCCGGCAGCGAGGCCGCCATGCCGTAGCCCGTGACCAGCACGTTCGGCTGGTAGGTCTTGAGCTGGTTCTGCAACTGACGCCACCCCTCCTCCGGCGGTTCCATCCCGGCCTGCAACAGGCTCAGCCCGCAGCGTGAGGCTCCATCGGGCAAATCCCCGCTCCAGCCGAGATTGCGGAACGTGACCGCGCGGTCGGCAAAGCGGGTGGTCGCCGCGATCTCGATCCAGCCCTCGTACTGCTCGCGCTCGATGAAGCCATCGCCGAGGAACGCCACCCGGTCGCCGTCCCGGAACTCGAAACGCGGCGCGGCGGTGGCGGCCAGAGTGCAGCCGGCGAAGATCAGGAAGCGGAACATGCGTGAAGAGCGTTTACGTCAGTGGGAGGCCGATTGCACCCTACTTAAATTCATAGGCCCAATTCTCCCCGAAGAGGTAGGCACCCCCATGCGCGCCTACCGGTGCTATCTTTCACCGGATTTTCATGATTCCCGGCTAGCCTGGCGCAGACCTGGCACCAAAAGTCGCCCCATGACCCGCTGGCTCATCGCTCTCTCCTCCTTCGTTCTCCCGGTGGTCGCCGGCCCTGAAAAGAAGGTCGTCGATGGCGTCACCTACCACATCCTGCACGCCAAAACCGCCGAGGTCCGCGTGATCTGGAAGGACGACAAGGGACGCCAGATCGAAACCTTCCCTCAGGCAAACGCCTACCTCACCGGCATCGGCGAAACGCCCGACACGATCATGAACGGCGGCATCTACGAGCCCGGCGGCATTCCAAGCGGCCTGCTCATCCAGAACACCCGCGAACTCCACGCGGTCAATCGCCGAGACGGCAAGGGCAACTTCTTCCTCAAGCCCAACGGCATCTTCCTCATCGGAGACACGGGCGCCGCGGTGATCGACACCACCGAATACCCTCCGGCCGGGGTAAAGGTGACCCACGCCGTCCAGTCCGGCCCGCTGCTGCTGCGACGCGGCAAGGTGCATCCGGAATTCCGCGCCGGTTCCGCCAACCGGCTCCACCGCAATGGCATCGGCGTGACCCGCGACGGCACGGTGGTCCTCGCCATGACCGATTTCCGCTCGCCGAAGTATCCGAATCTCCATGAATTCGCGACGCTCTTCGCCAGCCTCGGCTGCGAAGATGCCCTGTTCCTCGATGGCGACATCAGCCAGATGCGATCCGGCGAAGCCCTCGCGAAGGAAAGCGGCCCCTTCGGCTCATTCATCGCAGTGTTGAAAGAGACGGAGAAGCCTGCGAAATGAGGAAGCCACTCCACCCGCGCCTTCTTTCTTCCGCAGCGCAGTCGCATGGTGATCCTTTCCTAACCCACCATGAGCACACAGGCTGACTGACGATGCCCTTCAAGCACTCCTTTGAATTCAGGGATCTCGCGCCGGGTGAGAATCCTCTCACAAAATTTGGTGGTCAGCCAAATTGGCTCGACGAGCCGCAGTGGCCCCTCAGCAGGGAGTTGGGCACCCCAATGAGGTTCATCTGCCAGATCGAGATGCCTCGAGCGCTCTTTCCCGCAGGTACCGGAGACATACCGGCCCACCGGGATGCGCTGGTCCAATCGCATCTCGACCTCTTCCCTGCCGGGCCGAGGAAGATCGCCTACCTCTTCGTCACGGATAGTGAAGAGCTGCTAGCCGCGACGTCGGAACCTTACGGCGGCGAAAATGCGGTGATTCTTCAGACCAGCGGAACGACAGACGCTCCCTTCTTGAGCGTCGCGACCGGTCCTACTCTCCAACCCCGCGCGGGTGCGGAGCAGATGGAAAAGCTTCAGGAGGTTGAATTCGGCATCGCTGCATGGGAAGGCGAGGATCCTGCGTTCCTGACCGACAGCGAGATTCTCGAGCTCCCCGACGAGGACCAAGAGTCCTATCTAAGCCAAAGCGGTGGCCACAAGATCGGGGGAATACCGGGCTTCGTGCAGGCCGAACAGTTCCCGGATGACCTGCGAACATGGCATCTCCTCCTCCAATTCGACACTACCGAGGTGCCGTTCCACATCGACTTCGGCGACAATGGCGTGGGCTATCTTTTCATCGATTCCAACGCGACCGAAGGCCGTTTCCTCTGGCAATGCACCTGAAGAAGTATGGCGCGTGGAATCGAATGCCATTCCCCTTTGCCAAAACCCTGGTCGAAAAAGTTGTCCTGACATCGCCCGCTGGTTCGTTGCCTCATTGAACCACGAAACACATTCACATGGCTACGATGACCCTACCCTTCTCCGGCGGATGCGCTTGCGGCGCGATTCGCTACGAATCCACCGCCGAACCGGTGATGATGCTCCACTGTCACTGCCGGGACTGCCAGCGGGCCAGCGGCGGCCCGTTCTCGGCGTTCGTCATCGTGCCGACGGAAGCCTTCAAGCTCTTGCAAGGCACGCCCCGCTTCCATGCCTCGCCCAGCGAGGCGGGCGGCATGACCCGCCGGGGCTTTTGCTCGGACTGCGGATCGCCGGTCGCGGTCAAGCCGGACGCGGTCCCGCAATTCGTCGCAATCCGGACCGCGAGCCTCGACGATCCGAGCTGGTTCACGCCGCAGGCCGATGTCTGGACCTGCGATGCCCTTCCTTGGGATACCATGGATCCCGCGTTGCCTAAGTTTGAAAAGTACCCGGCCGGGTAAAGGCGAATACGCCCCGCTATTCATTCGGCTCGATCGCAATCCTCATCATCCTCCGTCCGCCTTCGGTCAAGGGCTCGTCATCCACGATGCGGTAAGTGCGCAGGCCACCAGCTTCGGCGATGACCTCCGGTTCCCTGGCCAGCGGGCTCCAGCTTTCCAAATTGGAGCTACCCATGCAGTGGAAGCTCAAGCTTTCCGCGGCCGACACTGTCACCTCGAATTCATAGGCCATGTGGATCTCACCTTCCATCTCGACCGGCACGAAGCGGATCGGCCGAGGCGCATCGTTCTGATCGGGATTTCCGCCGAAGAAGACCTCGAAGGCATTGGCGATGCCATCTCCATCCGGATCGCTCGCGAAGCCGATCAACGCCGGATTCCCGTGACCTTCAAAAATTCCGCCGGTGCCGGTCAATGACATGCGCACCGCTTCCTCATTCGTCTCAAGCAAGTTCGAAACAGTTACCGTTACAGGGAATGAAATCGCCTCGTCCGCGTCATTCCGGGCTGTGACCGTAAGCTGGTATTGCGGCTTCGCCTCGTAGTCGATCTCACCGGCCACCGTGATCGCACCCGAAGCACTGTTGATGGCAAACCGCCCTTCCACATTTCCACCGGTGATCTGGTAGGCAAGTGGCTCTCCCGATGCCGGATCGATGGCGTGAACGGTGCCGACCGGTGTGCCCGGCAGTGAGCCTTCGGCGACCACAAATACCGGCGATGCATTCTCCGTTTCCAGTGGCTGCGGGAGTGAAACCACTCCGACCGGCATCAGATGCTGGCCTGCGATCACCGTCGGGTTGGCAATGCCCGGACCCGTCCAACCGACGGCCAGGTGGTCGCTCCCGGCTCCTTCGCGATGGAGCGCCTCGATGTAGTAGAGCCGCCCGGCCACAAGTTCGAGGGCCGCGGACTTCTGCGAGACATACTTGGTCCACTCCCGCGCGTTCGTCGCTCCTGGAACGCTGGCGATCTGAACCGCACGCGATTCCTCAAAGGTGGGACTCAGCCGCAGCACGCTGTCATCGTCGCTGGCAATCCACAGATGATAGGTCCCGGTGACTGGAGGGATCAGGTAGGCACGCATCCGCGATCCAAAGGAACTCCCAGCGTTCGCCGGGGCTTCGAACGAAGATCTCAGTTGGACACTGGCCGGGTAGTGCGGGTAGTCAGGATGATCCAGAAGGCTTTCCACCGTTCCGCCGCTGATGCCGCTCCATGTTTCATGAGAGATATGCCCGCGAGCGCCGCCAATGAACCGGTTCTGGGTGCCAAAGGTCGACGCAAGCGAGCCCGTCCCTAACAGCGTCCAAGTCGCGCCGTCATTGCTGCCATGGAGTCTCCAGTCCTTCACTCGGCCGGACGCGGAATCCTGCCGCGGCGCGATGCTGAAGCCACCGACCTGCTGCGGCGACAGCATCTCGATGATGAGTTGGTGCGGGTAGTCCGGCAGATTGCTCCCCGACCACCGTGTGTGCCAGAAGGTAGAAGAGGAACCATCGAAGGCGCGGCTGGCCCGGCCATTCTCGCCCACCGTCTCCTCACTATCCGCCGTCACCACCCAGCCCGTCCGGTTCAGCGGCAGGCCGTTCGCATTGAGCACATTGAACTCCGAAACCACCGACCACAAATACCCTTCGTGAGGAGTCAGCGCGTCGAACTTCACGTAACGGTAGCCGCCCGTCTCTTCTTCCTCAATCAGCGTCTCCACCTCCTGAGTGCTGTAGGTGGATGCCAACGTGCCGGTTGAGACCGGTGTCCAAGTCACACCATCATTGCTGCCGTAGAATTCCCAATCCTTCACGCGGCCACCTACCGCATCCTGCCGCGGGGCAATCGAGAAGCCACCGACCGCACGGGTGGAAAGCATGTCGATCACCAGTTGGTGCGGATGGGGCGGTGGGTTACCACCGGACCACCGCGTGTGCCAGAAGGTGGTCGAGAGACCATCGAAGGCACGGGTCGCCCGGCCGTTCTCATTGGCCGTTTCCTCACTGTCTGCAGTGACCACCCAGCCCGCTCGGTTCATCGCCTGGAGATTGCCGTCCAGCACGTTGAATTCGGAGACCACCGACCAGAGCGAATTGTCGTGGGTCGAGAGAGAGACGAATTTCACGTAGCGGAACTCACCCGCTTCCGCCGGGTCCGAGGGTGGCACGGAGGCGTAGGGCATCACCTCCCACTCGAAGGTGGAGGCCACCGAGGCCCCACCCGCATCGCGAGCCGAAACGTGCACCGTATAAATCGCCACGGTGGACGGCGCGCCGGAAATGATCCCGGTCGTTCCATCCATCCACAAACCATCGGGCAGTCCACTCGCGTAAAACGTTACCGGCCCGCCACCGGGATCCGAGCCCGCGATGGGCAGATTCACCGGCTGTTGGATCGTGGAAACCTGTCGCGGCGGCGACGTCATCACCGGCGGCGGATTGCTCCCGGCCCCCGGGGCCGTCGCTTCGAGATCATCGATCTGCATCAGATACGCCACGAGCTGGCCGATCTCCGTGCCCGTGCGATGAAACAAATGCGCGTGGCGACCGCTGATGTCCCGACCGATCAGCACGGCCTGAATCGTGGGCGCGGAGCCATCGTGCAAATACGGTCCTGTCCTCCACAATCCCCGCAACGTCGGCGTGTCTAGGCCATCCAAGGTCCCGCCCAGTCGCCCCCCGGAATTCAAGGTGAAAGTGCCTACGTCATGGCGGCTGAGGCTGACGCTATCGGTGAATGCCGTCCCGCCATGACAGGACGCGCAGTTCTCCTGCCGGAAGATCTCGCGGCCCAGCACCGCATCCGCCGAGAGCGAGCCATCGACCTCACGGAAGGGACTGCGTCCCACGGTGGTCAGCGAGCCGACGTAAGCCGCCAGCGCATCCAATTCCGTACTGAAGCCCGCCTTCGATTGACCCAGCGGACGCGACACGCTGCTGGAGTTAAAGTCCGCGTCGCTCATCAATCCGGAGCCACCGCCGAGATCGCGGATCTGCCCCTCGAAATCGTGAACTTCATCGAAGTTCGCGGACCAATGGATCGGCCCGTGGCCTACGCCTCGCCCTGTTAGATCGATCGTATTGCGAAAGCCCTCGCCCATCCCGCTGAAGTCCCACACGCGGCCATCATGACCGCCATCGAGGTGACAGCTCGCGCAGCTCATGTAGCTGTCGGAGGACAGTCGCGGGTCTTCCGAGTTATAGAAGATCTGCTTGCCGAGCAGGACATCGGCAGGCAGCGCATCAGTCGTCACGGTCGGCACGATCGCCTTGAGCGGCGAGGTCCCGCAAAAGCCGGAGCACACCGTGGAAGTCGCGAGCACCGTGACCGTCCGCGACATGAAATTGTGCACGTAGAGCCGCGATCCGTCCGGGCTGATCGCCAGCCCATCCGGGGCCAGCCCGCCGGTGCCGATCGAGAAAGGACTCCCGCCGCCATAGGCATCGATCACCCAGATGAATGACGAGCCGCTGGAAACGAAGAACACCTGGTTCCCCTGCGGGCTGTAGACCAGCGAGGTCACGAAGTCGCTGTTATCAAAGTCCAGCCGCCGGCTCACCGACTCGGTGCGATCCGGCAGGCTGATGCTCGAGGCCATGCTGCGCACCGCATGCTCAAAGGTCAGGTCCTGACCATTGCGCCGCGTGCCGCGGAAAATATTGTCCTTCTTGGCCGGCACGTAGAGGTGGCTGTAGTCCGGCGAGATCGCCAGTGAGCCGAGGTAGTTCGGCAGCCCCATGCCGCCGCTCGCCGTGTCGGGATCGAGCACCGGGGCAAGATCGACCACCGACTCCGCCGTGAAGCCCGCCAGA from Luteolibacter arcticus encodes the following:
- a CDS encoding phosphodiester glycosidase family protein, whose translation is MTRWLIALSSFVLPVVAGPEKKVVDGVTYHILHAKTAEVRVIWKDDKGRQIETFPQANAYLTGIGETPDTIMNGGIYEPGGIPSGLLIQNTRELHAVNRRDGKGNFFLKPNGIFLIGDTGAAVIDTTEYPPAGVKVTHAVQSGPLLLRRGKVHPEFRAGSANRLHRNGIGVTRDGTVVLAMTDFRSPKYPNLHEFATLFASLGCEDALFLDGDISQMRSGEALAKESGPFGSFIAVLKETEKPAK
- a CDS encoding DUF1963 domain-containing protein, with translation MPRALFPAGTGDIPAHRDALVQSHLDLFPAGPRKIAYLFVTDSEELLAATSEPYGGENAVILQTSGTTDAPFLSVATGPTLQPRAGAEQMEKLQEVEFGIAAWEGEDPAFLTDSEILELPDEDQESYLSQSGGHKIGGIPGFVQAEQFPDDLRTWHLLLQFDTTEVPFHIDFGDNGVGYLFIDSNATEGRFLWQCT
- a CDS encoding GFA family protein, which translates into the protein MTLPFSGGCACGAIRYESTAEPVMMLHCHCRDCQRASGGPFSAFVIVPTEAFKLLQGTPRFHASPSEAGGMTRRGFCSDCGSPVAVKPDAVPQFVAIRTASLDDPSWFTPQADVWTCDALPWDTMDPALPKFEKYPAG
- a CDS encoding discoidin domain-containing protein; the encoded protein is MLAICGTASMGADGPGLDSRSYAPNQVGTILSFADTGAAISGVSMHRGYLIVPMGADHGGGLGAGCLTVFDVSDLSAPAEVFDSRDEPARYQTSSSPDYFGDFAEMHHLCTAGDLMLVSERHGSNGGFSILDLGPLYDESAATKPAIVSRYIYPGGSPPSNYDGYSFAPAWQGSRYVFAPTGSGGLYVVDTSDPENPVLLRHMPRSALSNMTLRSATVIGNLLVLNAAALESTFSALVMDVSDPSDPKQVSSFSGPLGYQGFVYGGSFYGLGKPLIRHDFSNPQNIVATTLASGSTLDLLDRQEYGFGKDEHLYIGHYPGGTKWLLAGNTASFVNRVDSGIVPADDHAFITPLGNVLAITTDHNNPRKLTFGVHDAVKDTRPPVPNFHSPSSNATNVSLTSRVGVCFTDFIDAGTADTNSLRVRVMGQQTSIPGSLSVKEGIVNFAPAANLAPDTTYEVFLAADGLRDYAGNAIPADSVVFRFSTGQVVSEYATTVETGTPAVTGSTVSLHLEVNNIGGQPLEHSWDFGDGSPTTAYAAAVDVSHTYVTPGNHVVTVRTRMTGQTYSTAASNVQVIHRPIPAEGPVRSSTIAFDAANGVVWTVNPDNDSVTGIRTSDNTRIHEAGVGDDPKALALASNNTLWIANKKSGSLSVLNRTIGAVVATYPLPAGSSPHGVVVHPSLPRAYVSLESPGQVVEIDTATGAILRAANVGAWPRALALDPLEGTLWVSHFISPEDAGKVTAIDLAGFTAESVVDLAPVLDPDTASGGMGLPNYLGSLAISPDYSHLYVPAKKDNIFRGTRRNGQDLTFEHAVRSMASSISLPDRTESVSRRLDFDNSDFVTSLVYSPQGNQVFFVSSGSSFIWVIDAYGGGSPFSIGTGGLAPDGLAISPDGSRLYVHNFMSRTVTVLATSTVCSGFCGTSPLKAIVPTVTTDALPADVLLGKQIFYNSEDPRLSSDSYMSCASCHLDGGHDGRVWDFSGMGEGFRNTIDLTGRGVGHGPIHWSANFDEVHDFEGQIRDLGGGSGLMSDADFNSSSVSRPLGQSKAGFSTELDALAAYVGSLTTVGRSPFREVDGSLSADAVLGREIFRQENCASCHGGTAFTDSVSLSRHDVGTFTLNSGGRLGGTLDGLDTPTLRGLWRTGPYLHDGSAPTIQAVLIGRDISGRHAHLFHRTGTEIGQLVAYLMQIDDLEATAPGAGSNPPPVMTSPPRQVSTIQQPVNLPIAGSDPGGGPVTFYASGLPDGLWMDGTTGIISGAPSTVAIYTVHVSARDAGGASVASTFEWEVMPYASVPPSDPAEAGEFRYVKFVSLSTHDNSLWSVVSEFNVLDGNLQAMNRAGWVVTADSEETANENGRATRAFDGLSTTFWHTRWSGGNPPPHPHQLVIDMLSTRAVGGFSIAPRQDAVGGRVKDWEFYGSNDGVTWTPVSTGTLASTYSTQEVETLIEEEETGGYRYVKFDALTPHEGYLWSVVSEFNVLNANGLPLNRTGWVVTADSEETVGENGRASRAFDGSSSTFWHTRWSGSNLPDYPHQLIIEMLSPQQVGGFSIAPRQDSASGRVKDWRLHGSNDGATWTLLGTGSLASTFGTQNRFIGGARGHISHETWSGISGGTVESLLDHPDYPHYPASVQLRSSFEAPANAGSSFGSRMRAYLIPPVTGTYHLWIASDDDSVLRLSPTFEESRAVQIASVPGATNAREWTKYVSQKSAALELVAGRLYYIEALHREGAGSDHLAVGWTGPGIANPTVIAGQHLMPVGVVSLPQPLETENASPVFVVAEGSLPGTPVGTVHAIDPASGEPLAYQITGGNVEGRFAINSASGAITVAGEIDYEAKPQYQLTVTARNDADEAISFPVTVTVSNLLETNEEAVRMSLTGTGGIFEGHGNPALIGFASDPDGDGIANAFEVFFGGNPDQNDAPRPIRFVPVEMEGEIHMAYEFEVTVSAAESLSFHCMGSSNLESWSPLAREPEVIAEAGGLRTYRIVDDEPLTEGGRRMMRIAIEPNE